GTAATCAAATATGAGGTAGTTCATCAAATTCTGTGTCTTAAAGACTTGGGATATAAATACGATTGCAGGTGCATGCTCAAATCTATTCAGAATTATTTAAGGTGGTCGTCCGAGTTTCGAAGAACTTACCAGAAATAGAAGCAGCCCGCCCTCGATGCTCTACAGGAATAGAGACAATTTGCTTGTTAAACGCTGGTATTGATAAAGCTAAGTCTCTCCTGCAGCAATGCAGTGAGTCAAGTGTACTTTATCTGGTATGTGTCTCTTTCATCCtattgatatgaaattcttgttTATTCTCAATATGTTATGGTGTGTATGCCTTCACATGCTTCAAGATGCTCGAATGTGAAAgtaaatactctctccgtccgtcattaggagtcccgttgacttttctgcactctttttataaaaatgatagtaataaatagttaaagtggagaaatggtaaagtaagagagtgaaTATTGTAGAGAagtggagggagtaattcCTAAGACGTTCTTGAAGTCAAGTGgcataatataaaatcatgaTATGGTCAATAACTTAATGCTCTGATGATGGTTTTATCTTCTTGTGCCCATGAAAGTGGATTCGTGGATAGAAGTATATAAAGCACAACCATAGGATTGTAACATGTACTATGTTTTGCATAATCTATATTGAACTGTAGTGCGTCATGTAAcagaaattcatttttatgtatCTTATTGCTATTTGTTCTAATGTTCAATATTCATGAAAATCTTACAGGCACTTACTGGAGATGCAATATTGTTCAGATGCAAAGGGgcaaaaaatttattggtGCAAAATCTCTGCCAAATTCAATATATGGTCCCAGTGTTGCTGGCTGCAAAGGTGAATAATTATCACTCAATAATGACAGGATCATAGGAAACAACATACATTTTCCTTACTGCAAAATTTTGTAGTAATGCTGATGAAAGTCATTAGTTGTCTCTGTTAATTTCGATCAGATTTCAAGAATGATAGCGGATCTCAGGAGTGCTGCGTTCTTTTTGGATCCATCTGACGAGGAGGCTGGAAGAATTCTGAGGGAATTAATTCACAGCTCAGCAGTTGATTATACAGAGGAAGCTGCACTTGCTGCTATTCACACTGTATCCTCCCGTCTTCATATTTCATCACAAAAGGCTCTACTAACCGAGAAAAGATCTCTCCAAAAGTTGCTTGACAAATTTGGCGAAAAGGATTCAAGCATGAGGAAGATCTTGATATTCTTCCTGAATCTActgaaaaaatatggaaagGTTATAgcagaaacagaaaatgaCAATGCTGCATCAGAGCGTGGTAACCATTTCCCGTATCCAAACCCGTATCATTTAACAGAGGACGTGGAGCTACGTACAGATTATAGGTCTAATGAATCTCATATCAACACATTAAGCAGGCCTGTGCCACCCGAAGAATTCATATGCCCTTTATCATCGAGGTTAATGTATGATCCTGTTGTCATTGAATCGGGGCAAACTTATGAAAGGATGTGGATCCAAAAGTGGTTCGTTGAAGGTCACTGTACTTGCCCCAAGACTCATGTGGATCTATCTAATTTGTCTTTCACATCAAATGCCACTATGAAGGATCTGATCATCAAGTGGTCTGCCATGCATAGTGTGTCGGTTCCTGACCCGAAAAAGATGCACGAGGGACTTCTTATGGTTGGTCTAAATCTTCCACTGGATTACAGCAATTTGTCAATGGGATCTAGTCTCGGTTCAGATTACTCAAACACCATGATAAGTAACGAAGTGAGATCAATACATGAAATTGATTGGGAATTTCTATCCAAATTCACTACACTTCCCTGGGATTCTCAGTGCAATGCAGTTGATGATACCCTGAAGAAACTGATACACAATGAACAATATTTGGTGGGTATCCCGTTAAGAAAGTTTGTCCAACTAATCCATGGATTTTTGAAGGATGCCTACGACCGTCATGACATGGAAGCACAGATGACAGGATGTCAACTATTGTATGAGGTGGTGCAGAAGCACAGGTAATTATACTATATCTCTACTATATTTTCTTGAAGTAGTAATTATTTGAGATAGTTGCAGATTCTAAtctacttttgcttttgtggCATTACAGTAACAGTGCATCGTATTTGAAGGAAGTCGAGTACGGTCAGTTAGCATTACTTCTTGATACAGAGGTCTCAAAGCAAGCTCTCTTCATATTGGAGGAACTGTCTAACCACCAACAATGTGGTCAGAAAATTGCTGCTTCAGGTGCTCTCGTTGGCGTCTTTAACATACTCGACAGCCAGATTCAGGAACTGCTGGAACCAGCGTTAAAGATATTGAGAAATCTGTCTTCAAATGGTGATGTTGGTTCTTTCATCACCCCTTCAGAACTGATGCCCAAACTAGTCCCACTTTTCGAAGATGATAGCCTAGCGAGTCACTGCATAGTCATTTTGAGGAACATGTGTGATGGTTACACAGATGGTTGTATTGCTGCAATGGCCAAAGTACTTGAGAGTAACAATCGGGAGGACCAAGAGTACGCAGTCTCGGTACTCCTTAAGCTGTGCTCTCAGCGTGTTGAATTCTGTCAGTTGGCCATGGAGGAGGGCGTTATCCCCGGCTTTGTCAGCATCTCTGTTAAAGGAAACAGAAGAGCAGCTGCGATGGCCTCTGAAATGCGGCGGATTCTGAAAGAGTATACCACCGGAGAAAACTCTGGAGCAGATGCTGCTAGTGCTAAACTCTACCCA
The genomic region above belongs to Salvia hispanica cultivar TCC Black 2014 chromosome 3, UniMelb_Shisp_WGS_1.0, whole genome shotgun sequence and contains:
- the LOC125214036 gene encoding U-box domain-containing protein 5-like isoform X2, translating into MSRVYDLWEKLVGAVLDREERRRLALRSSSNSSCSSFSDCSSRFSFVRSHAEIVQELLPTQTFKVHAQIYSELFKVVVRVSKNLPEIEAARPRCSTGIETICLLNAGIDKAKSLLQQCSESSVLYLALTGDAILFRCKGAKNLLVQNLCQIQYMVPVLLAAKISRMIADLRSAAFFLDPSDEEAGRILRELIHSSAVDYTEEAALAAIHTVSSRLHISSQKALLTEKRSLQKLLDKFGEKDSSMRKILIFFLNLLKKYGKVIAETENDNAASERGNHFPYPNPYHLTEDVELRTDYRSNESHINTLSRPVPPEEFICPLSSRLMYDPVVIESGQTYERMWIQKWFVEGHCTCPKTHVDLSNLSFTSNATMKDLIIKWSAMHSVSVPDPKKMHEGLLMVGLNLPLDYSNLSMGSSLGSDYSNTMISNEVRSIHEIDWEFLSKFTTLPWDSQCNAVDDTLKKLIHNEQYLVGIPLRKFVQLIHGFLKDAYDRHDMEAQMTGCQLLYEVVQKHSASYLKEVEYGQLALLLDTEVSKQALFILEELSNHQQCGQKIAASGALVGVFNILDSQIQELLEPALKILRNLSSNGDVGSFITPSELMPKLVPLFEDDSLASHCIVILRNMCDGYTDGCIAAMAKVLESNNREDQEYAVSVLLKLCSQRVEFCQLAMEEGVIPGFVSISVKGNRRAAAMASEMRRILKEYTTGENSGADAASAKLYPQRNDTKHQDFW
- the LOC125214036 gene encoding U-box domain-containing protein 5-like isoform X1 → MSRVYDLWEKLVGAVLDREERRRLALRSSSNSSCSSFSDCSSRFSFVRSHAEIVQELLPTQTFKVHAQIYSELFKVVVRVSKNLPEIEAARPRCSTGIETICLLNAGIDKAKSLLQQCSESSVLYLALTGDAILFRCKGAKNLLVQNLCQIQYMVPVLLAAKISRMIADLRSAAFFLDPSDEEAGRILRELIHSSAVDYTEEAALAAIHTVSSRLHISSQKALLTEKRSLQKLLDKFGEKDSSMRKILIFFLNLLKKYGKVIAETENDNAASERGNHFPYPNPYHLTEDVELRTDYRSNESHINTLSRPVPPEEFICPLSSRLMYDPVVIESGQTYERMWIQKWFVEGHCTCPKTHVDLSNLSFTSNATMKDLIIKWSAMHSVSVPDPKKMHEGLLMVGLNLPLDYSNLSMGSSLGSDYSNTMISNEVRSIHEIDWEFLSKFTTLPWDSQCNAVDDTLKKLIHNEQYLVGIPLRKFVQLIHGFLKDAYDRHDMEAQMTGCQLLYEVVQKHSNSASYLKEVEYGQLALLLDTEVSKQALFILEELSNHQQCGQKIAASGALVGVFNILDSQIQELLEPALKILRNLSSNGDVGSFITPSELMPKLVPLFEDDSLASHCIVILRNMCDGYTDGCIAAMAKVLESNNREDQEYAVSVLLKLCSQRVEFCQLAMEEGVIPGFVSISVKGNRRAAAMASEMRRILKEYTTGENSGADAASAKLYPQRNDTKHQDFW